In Quercus robur chromosome 11, dhQueRobu3.1, whole genome shotgun sequence, the following proteins share a genomic window:
- the LOC126705851 gene encoding cytochrome b-c1 complex subunit 6-1, mitochondrial, with the protein MAEEEPVDQKKYYEELCKPKCVKPLLEYQACVKRIQGDESGHKHCTGQYFDYWSCVDKCAAPKIFSKLK; encoded by the exons AT GGCGGAAGAGGAACCTGTTGATCAGAAGAAATATTATGAAGAGCTTTGCAAGCCTAAGTGTGTGAAGCCATTACTTGAATATCAG GCATGTGTTAAGAGGATCCAGGGAGATGAAAGTGGGCACAAGCATTGCACTGGACAATATTTTGATTACTGGTCTTGTGTTGACAAATGT GCGGCACCAAAGATATTCTCAAAACTGAAGTAA